From the genome of Clostridium sp. BNL1100, one region includes:
- a CDS encoding recombinase family protein: MAEKNITVIPARKRVGSTAAKEIIKKLRVAAYCRVSTETEEQNSSYEVQVAHYTEFIKKNTEWEFAGIFADDGISGTNTKKREEFNRMIDECMEGKIDLVISKSISRFARNTLDCLKYIRQLKEKNISVFFEKENINTMDAKGEVLLTIMASLAQQESQSLSQNVKLGLQYRYQQGKVQVNHKRFMGYTKDEDGNLIIVPGEAKIIKRIYREYLEGKSLAGIGRDLEKDGILTAAGKPKWRPETLKKILTNEKYIGDALLQKTTTVDFLTKKRVKNEGHLPQYYVENNHDAIIPKELFLQAQEELHRRNNIYTGEDKNKRIYSSKYALSSITFCGDCGDIYRRVYWNIHGRKEIVWRCVTRIEQGPEVCKSRTVKEGDLYDAVMTAINRLLAGGDNMIKTLEENIHAVIGDATEYQISEINTLLEEKQKELISLANKGKDYEPLADEIDNLREKRQNLLVEDASLSGENERINELIEFIRNNKYRTQRYDDALVRKLIQNVTVYNDHFVICFKSGIEVEV; this comes from the coding sequence ATGGCAGAGAAAAATATAACTGTAATTCCAGCACGAAAAAGAGTTGGAAGTACAGCCGCAAAAGAGATAATAAAGAAACTGCGTGTTGCTGCCTATTGCCGTGTTTCTACAGAAACTGAAGAACAGAATTCAAGCTATGAGGTGCAGGTTGCACATTATACAGAGTTTATTAAGAAAAATACTGAATGGGAGTTTGCAGGCATATTTGCAGATGACGGCATATCTGGCACTAACACAAAAAAACGTGAAGAGTTCAACCGTATGATAGATGAGTGCATGGAGGGTAAAATAGATTTAGTTATTTCCAAGTCCATTAGTCGATTTGCTCGTAATACTCTGGATTGCCTAAAGTACATTAGACAACTCAAGGAGAAGAACATATCGGTATTTTTCGAGAAGGAGAACATCAATACAATGGATGCCAAGGGTGAAGTATTGCTTACCATTATGGCATCTCTAGCACAGCAAGAAAGTCAGAGCCTTTCGCAGAACGTTAAACTGGGACTTCAATACAGATATCAACAAGGAAAGGTACAGGTCAACCACAAGCGTTTCATGGGGTACACAAAAGACGAAGACGGCAATTTAATAATAGTTCCTGGAGAGGCAAAAATCATTAAACGAATTTATAGAGAATACCTTGAGGGCAAAAGCCTGGCGGGTATTGGTAGGGATCTTGAAAAGGATGGTATTTTAACAGCTGCCGGAAAACCAAAGTGGAGACCAGAAACCTTAAAGAAAATCCTTACGAATGAGAAATACATCGGTGATGCACTTTTGCAAAAGACCACTACAGTTGATTTTCTTACAAAGAAAAGGGTCAAGAATGAAGGTCATCTCCCGCAGTATTATGTTGAAAATAACCATGATGCTATTATTCCAAAAGAACTTTTTTTACAAGCACAGGAAGAGCTTCATCGCCGGAATAACATTTACACAGGTGAAGACAAGAACAAAAGGATTTACAGCAGTAAATACGCTTTGAGCTCCATAACCTTTTGTGGCGATTGTGGTGATATTTACAGACGAGTTTACTGGAACATTCACGGTAGAAAAGAAATTGTTTGGCGATGCGTAACAAGAATCGAGCAAGGCCCCGAAGTTTGTAAGAGCCGAACAGTAAAGGAAGGCGATTTATATGATGCTGTTATGACCGCCATTAATAGATTACTTGCTGGCGGTGACAACATGATAAAAACACTGGAAGAAAACATTCATGCAGTAATCGGTGACGCTACAGAGTATCAAATTTCAGAGATTAACACCTTGCTTGAAGAAAAGCAGAAAGAGTTAATTAGCCTTGCGAATAAAGGGAAAGACTATGAACCTCTTGCAGATGAGATTGATAACTTGCGTGAAAAACGGCAGAACCTTCTTGTGGAGGATGCATCCTTAAGTGGAGAGAATGAGAGGATCAACGAGCTGATAGAATTTATCCGCAACAATAAATACCGTACCCAAAGATATGATGATGCACTTGTAAGAAAGTTAATACAGAATGTTACTGTTTACAATGACCACTTTGTAATATGCTTTAAATCTGGCATTGAAGTTGAAGTATGA
- a CDS encoding recombinase, translated as MAYVPYGYTITDGVVTVDEKAAGQVKEFFEKYISGLSLTVAGEQAGIEKTHSVMGRILKNVLYLGNDIYPAIIDKETFDKAEEVRNKRAKDLGRIVELAAFTSPSPIERFKMRKAEEKLPNEPIARAEYLYSLIESEV; from the coding sequence ATGGCCTATGTACCATACGGATATACAATTACGGATGGGGTTGTTACTGTCGATGAAAAGGCAGCAGGTCAAGTAAAGGAGTTCTTTGAAAAATACATATCAGGACTATCCCTTACAGTGGCTGGCGAACAGGCAGGTATTGAAAAGACCCATTCAGTGATGGGACGTATATTAAAAAATGTCCTTTATCTCGGGAATGATATATATCCAGCAATCATAGATAAGGAAACATTTGATAAGGCCGAAGAAGTTAGAAATAAACGTGCTAAGGACTTAGGAAGGATTGTAGAGCTTGCGGCTTTTACCTCCCCCTCCCCTATAGAACGATTTAAGATGAGAAAGGCAGAAGAAAAACTTCCAAATGAGCCTATAGCACGGGCAGAGTATTTATATAGTCTGATAGAAAGCGAGGTTTAA
- a CDS encoding recombinase family protein — protein sequence MKKITKIDELPRSQLSKNKLRVAAYARVSTDSDEQLVSLKAQREHYENYIKSNPEWEFAGLYYDEGISGTKKEKRPELLRMIRDCENDRINFIITKSISRFARNTTDCLELVRHLMDIGVYIYFEKENLNTGDMESELMLSILSGFAAEESASISQNTTWSITKKFQNGSYIIGSPPYGYANVNGEMVIIPEEAEVIKRIFTECLSGKGGSVIAKGLNRDKIPARRGNHWSSGTIIEMLRNEKYKGDVLFQKTYTDSNFNRHINNGEKDQFYCKNHHEPIISREVFSKAQKLIAERAKSRNNSFAKNAYQNRYVLSGRIICGECGSKFRRKTNYSVGRSYIAWSCIGHIEDKDSCSMLFLRDGEIKATFTTMMNKLAFSRKIILEPLYNSINKIDEECDLERIDAIDKRMEQLTEERNTLIGLMTKGFLEPALFNKERSSLDIEIKNLTAEKTNLVMSFTNGTSQADEIKLLLDYVAKDKFDGDYTEEAFEKFVDNIIVNSRDELTFIMKCGLSLKEKVVR from the coding sequence ATGAAAAAGATAACGAAAATAGATGAACTTCCCAGATCACAGCTATCTAAAAACAAACTTCGAGTTGCCGCTTATGCTAGGGTTTCAACGGATAGTGATGAACAACTGGTAAGCCTTAAAGCTCAGCGGGAACACTATGAAAACTATATTAAATCCAATCCAGAATGGGAGTTTGCCGGACTTTATTATGACGAAGGGATATCAGGTACCAAGAAGGAAAAACGACCTGAACTTCTCCGGATGATTCGTGATTGTGAGAATGATAGGATCAATTTTATCATAACCAAATCCATCAGCCGTTTTGCACGAAATACCACGGATTGCCTAGAGCTGGTAAGGCACCTAATGGATATCGGTGTTTATATTTATTTTGAAAAAGAAAATCTGAATACGGGTGATATGGAAAGTGAATTGATGCTTTCTATTTTATCTGGGTTTGCTGCTGAAGAGTCTGCGTCAATATCGCAAAATACTACATGGTCAATTACTAAGAAATTTCAAAACGGCAGTTACATTATTGGCAGCCCTCCTTATGGTTATGCAAATGTTAATGGTGAGATGGTTATTATTCCAGAGGAAGCTGAAGTAATAAAACGCATTTTTACAGAGTGCCTTTCAGGTAAAGGTGGAAGTGTTATTGCAAAAGGTCTGAACAGGGATAAGATTCCTGCAAGAAGAGGTAATCATTGGAGTTCAGGTACGATAATTGAAATGCTCAGAAATGAAAAATACAAAGGCGATGTCCTTTTTCAAAAGACATATACAGACAGCAACTTCAACCGTCATATTAATAATGGCGAGAAGGATCAGTTTTACTGTAAGAATCACCATGAGCCTATTATCAGTAGAGAAGTATTTTCTAAGGCTCAAAAGCTGATAGCAGAAAGAGCAAAGAGTCGTAATAATTCCTTTGCTAAGAATGCCTATCAAAACAGATATGTACTGAGTGGAAGAATAATCTGTGGAGAGTGCGGTTCCAAGTTTAGGAGAAAAACAAATTATTCTGTTGGTAGAAGTTATATAGCCTGGAGTTGCATAGGGCACATTGAAGACAAGGACAGTTGTTCCATGCTATTTTTACGTGATGGAGAGATAAAAGCCACATTTACAACGATGATGAATAAACTGGCGTTCAGCAGAAAGATAATCCTAGAGCCACTTTACAATTCAATAAACAAAATTGACGAAGAATGTGACCTTGAAAGAATTGATGCCATAGATAAGCGCATGGAGCAATTAACCGAAGAACGCAATACTCTTATTGGACTTATGACGAAAGGCTTTCTTGAACCAGCGCTTTTTAACAAAGAACGAAGCTCCTTGGATATTGAAATTAAAAATCTTACTGCTGAGAAGACGAATCTAGTAATGTCATTTACTAATGGTACTTCACAGGCAGACGAGATAAAGTTACTTCTTGATTATGTGGCGAAAGATAAGTTTGATGGCGATTATACAGAAGAAGCATTTGAAAAATTTGTAGACAACATTATTGTAAATTCAAGGGATGAGCTAACATTTATAATGAAATGTGGTCTTTCCCTTAAAGAAAAGGTGGTGAGATAA
- a CDS encoding SHOCT domain-containing protein, with protein sequence MKIIEVKDGCPIKGEIEPMTEEQLQNEYDFYIADSIVNMLHKEGKITDDELEKISVLNRKKFSPKLAEIMP encoded by the coding sequence ATGAAAATTATTGAAGTGAAAGATGGCTGTCCTATCAAGGGCGAGATTGAACCGATGACAGAAGAACAATTACAAAATGAATACGACTTTTATATAGCAGATAGCATTGTTAATATGCTGCATAAGGAAGGCAAGATTACGGATGATGAATTAGAGAAAATTTCCGTATTAAATAGGAAGAAATTCTCTCCAAAGTTAGCCGAGATAATGCCCTGA
- a CDS encoding DNA polymerase, whose amino-acid sequence MKNLEIDIESYSSVNLQKSGVYRYVEADDFEILLFGYSIDGGEVMVVDLVSGEKIPKEILDALTDEEVTKWAFNAQFERICLSRYLSDLGINLDPFHDNHPLSKELARYLNPASWKCSMVWSAYMGLPLSLEGVGAVLGLEKQKLTEGKDLIRYFCVPCTPTKSNSGRTRNLPSNDEEKWQRFKDYNKRDVETEIQIQQRLIKFPVPEDIWDEYHLDQEINDRGIRVDMDFVKQAIAMDEISHEKLMSAMQQLTELDNPNSVQQMKGWLSDNGLETDTLGKKAVAELLKDAPEPLAEVLKLRQQLAKSSVKKYTAMENAICADSRARGMFQFYGANRTGRFAGRLVQLQNLPQNHMPDLKEARSIVKSGDFKTLEMLYEDIPDTLSQLIRTAFVPKVGNKFIVADFSAIEARVLSWLAGEEWRTEVFASGGDIYCASASQMFKVPVEKHGVNGHLRQKGKIAELALGYGGSVGALKAMGALEMGLEEEELKPLVNAWRASNPNIVKFWWDVDRIVKKCIKENKSQETHNIKFHCMSGMLFIVLPSGRQLAYVKPRIGENIFGGESVTYEGVGGTKKWERIESYGPKFVENIVQAISRDILMYAMKTLRTCSIVAHVHDEVIIEADPRMAIDSVCEQMSRVPPWAKGLLLNADGYECDFYKKD is encoded by the coding sequence ATGAAGAACTTGGAAATCGATATTGAATCCTACTCATCTGTTAATCTACAAAAGAGCGGAGTTTATCGTTATGTGGAGGCAGATGATTTTGAAATATTACTGTTCGGATATTCAATTGACGGTGGAGAGGTTATGGTGGTTGACCTTGTGAGTGGAGAAAAAATACCGAAAGAAATACTCGATGCCTTAACCGATGAAGAAGTAACCAAGTGGGCATTCAATGCTCAATTTGAGCGTATCTGCCTATCAAGGTATTTATCCGATTTAGGGATAAACCTTGACCCATTTCACGACAACCATCCACTATCAAAAGAACTAGCAAGATATCTAAACCCTGCATCCTGGAAATGTTCTATGGTGTGGTCTGCTTATATGGGACTCCCCCTTTCTTTGGAAGGTGTGGGTGCTGTTCTTGGCCTTGAAAAGCAAAAGTTGACCGAAGGCAAAGACCTTATAAGATACTTTTGTGTTCCGTGTACTCCTACTAAATCAAACAGTGGCAGAACTCGTAATCTGCCAAGTAATGATGAGGAGAAATGGCAGAGGTTTAAGGATTATAACAAGCGTGACGTTGAAACAGAAATCCAGATACAACAAAGGCTTATAAAGTTTCCTGTGCCAGAAGATATATGGGATGAATACCATCTTGACCAGGAAATCAATGATCGTGGCATAAGGGTGGATATGGATTTTGTAAAACAGGCTATTGCTATGGATGAGATTTCTCATGAAAAACTGATGTCAGCAATGCAGCAATTAACAGAACTTGATAATCCCAACTCGGTACAACAGATGAAAGGCTGGCTTTCCGATAACGGGCTAGAAACAGATACACTTGGTAAAAAAGCTGTGGCAGAGTTATTGAAGGATGCACCGGAGCCTTTGGCTGAAGTTCTTAAGCTCCGTCAGCAACTTGCAAAATCATCTGTAAAAAAATATACGGCAATGGAAAATGCTATTTGTGCAGATTCTCGTGCCAGAGGTATGTTCCAGTTTTACGGTGCAAACAGAACTGGCCGCTTTGCAGGAAGGCTTGTGCAATTACAGAACCTGCCACAAAATCATATGCCGGATTTAAAAGAGGCACGCAGTATAGTAAAAAGCGGTGATTTTAAAACACTTGAAATGCTCTATGAAGATATACCGGACACGCTCTCACAACTTATCCGTACAGCCTTTGTACCAAAGGTTGGCAATAAGTTTATCGTTGCAGACTTTTCTGCTATTGAGGCTCGTGTGCTTTCCTGGCTTGCAGGTGAGGAATGGAGAACCGAAGTATTTGCAAGCGGCGGTGATATTTATTGCGCATCCGCATCGCAAATGTTTAAAGTTCCTGTTGAAAAGCATGGTGTTAACGGTCATCTAAGGCAGAAAGGAAAAATCGCCGAACTGGCACTTGGATACGGTGGATCTGTTGGTGCATTAAAGGCTATGGGTGCGCTGGAGATGGGACTTGAAGAGGAAGAGTTGAAACCCCTTGTTAATGCCTGGAGAGCATCCAATCCAAACATCGTAAAGTTCTGGTGGGATGTTGATAGAATAGTTAAGAAATGTATTAAGGAAAATAAGTCACAGGAAACTCATAACATTAAGTTTCATTGCATGAGCGGAATGTTATTCATTGTTCTTCCTTCCGGTAGACAGCTTGCTTATGTAAAACCTCGTATCGGTGAAAATATCTTTGGTGGTGAGTCTGTGACTTATGAGGGTGTAGGCGGAACGAAGAAATGGGAAAGAATCGAAAGTTATGGACCCAAATTTGTAGAGAATATTGTTCAAGCAATCTCCCGTGATATTTTGATGTATGCCATGAAGACACTTAGAACGTGTAGTATAGTGGCTCATGTGCATGATGAAGTTATCATTGAGGCAGACCCTCGAATGGCAATAGATAGCGTATGTGAGCAGATGAGTAGAGTTCCTCCCTGGGCAAAGGGGTTGCTCCTTAATGCCGATGGTTATGAATGCGATTTTTATAAAAAAGATTAA
- a CDS encoding DUF2815 family protein, with amino-acid sequence MANNTNKTKVITGVNTRLSYFHGWEPVSINGGAEKYSVSVLIPKDDKETINAVNAAIDAAIEEGIAKFGGKKPNKATIKLPLRDGDVERDDEAYKGHYFINANSITAPQIVDKRVKPIMDRSEVYSGCYGRVSLNFYAFNSNGNKGVACGLGNIQKIKDGEPLGGKTSAADDFTTLVDDDFLA; translated from the coding sequence ATGGCAAATAACACTAATAAAACAAAGGTTATCACAGGTGTAAACACAAGACTCTCTTACTTCCACGGATGGGAGCCAGTATCTATTAACGGCGGTGCTGAGAAATACAGCGTATCCGTTCTCATTCCAAAGGATGATAAAGAAACTATTAATGCAGTAAATGCTGCCATCGATGCAGCTATTGAAGAAGGTATTGCAAAGTTCGGTGGTAAGAAACCGAATAAAGCTACCATTAAACTTCCGCTCCGTGATGGTGATGTAGAGCGTGATGATGAAGCATATAAGGGGCATTACTTTATCAATGCCAACAGCATTACAGCTCCGCAGATTGTAGATAAAAGAGTTAAACCTATTATGGATCGCAGTGAAGTGTACAGCGGTTGTTATGGAAGAGTTTCTCTTAACTTCTATGCATTCAACTCCAACGGCAATAAGGGTGTAGCTTGTGGTCTTGGGAACATTCAAAAGATTAAGGATGGCGAACCTCTCGGTGGCAAGACCTCTGCAGCAGATGATTTTACTACTCTTGTAGATGATGACTTCCTTGCCTAA
- a CDS encoding DUF2800 domain-containing protein, translating into MGNHAILSASSSHRWLHCLPSARLELEFDDASGTAAEEGSAAHALSEHKLKKALHIRSKRPISEYDSDEMEECTDAYVDFVMEQVELAKQICNDPIVLIEQRLDFSCYVPDGFGTGDCLIISDDRLHIVDFKYGMGVLVDAVDNPQMKLYALGALEIYDSLYDINEVSMTIFQPRRENVSTWTVPVDELKDWAEEELKPKAVKAYNGEGEYIPGDWCTFCRASTRCRARAEEKLRLAQTEFKMPPLLTDNEIEEILFILPDLTKWANEITAYATDAAVNHGKEWNGFKVVEGRSVRKYKDENVIAEKAVASGFKDIYRKSLIPMTEMQKLMGKTKFEEILGSLIYKPPGKPTLVPNSDKRPAMNVADAKNEFNEIMED; encoded by the coding sequence ATGGGTAATCACGCAATATTATCTGCATCATCTTCACACAGATGGCTTCATTGTTTACCGTCGGCAAGGCTTGAACTTGAATTTGACGATGCAAGCGGTACTGCAGCAGAGGAAGGATCAGCGGCACATGCTCTCTCAGAACACAAACTGAAAAAGGCACTTCATATAAGGAGTAAGCGTCCTATATCAGAATATGACTCGGATGAGATGGAAGAATGTACGGATGCCTATGTTGATTTCGTTATGGAACAGGTGGAGCTTGCAAAGCAAATCTGCAATGATCCTATCGTCCTTATCGAACAGCGCCTTGATTTTTCCTGTTATGTGCCAGACGGCTTTGGTACTGGAGATTGTTTAATCATTTCAGATGACAGACTTCACATAGTGGATTTCAAATATGGCATGGGTGTGCTTGTAGATGCTGTGGACAATCCTCAGATGAAACTGTATGCCTTAGGTGCTCTTGAAATCTATGACAGCCTTTATGATATCAACGAAGTGTCAATGACGATTTTCCAGCCAAGAAGAGAAAATGTCAGCACATGGACTGTGCCGGTAGATGAACTTAAAGATTGGGCAGAAGAGGAACTTAAGCCAAAGGCAGTAAAAGCCTATAACGGCGAGGGCGAATATATTCCCGGCGATTGGTGTACTTTCTGCAGAGCATCCACCAGATGCCGTGCAAGAGCCGAAGAAAAATTAAGACTCGCACAGACCGAGTTTAAGATGCCACCGTTACTTACTGACAATGAGATAGAAGAGATTTTATTCATTCTCCCCGACCTTACTAAATGGGCAAATGAAATAACAGCATACGCAACAGACGCTGCAGTAAACCACGGCAAAGAGTGGAATGGTTTTAAAGTTGTGGAAGGTCGCTCGGTTCGCAAATACAAAGATGAAAATGTCATCGCAGAAAAAGCTGTGGCAAGCGGATTTAAAGACATTTACCGTAAGAGCCTTATCCCTATGACAGAGATGCAAAAACTGATGGGTAAAACCAAGTTTGAGGAAATTCTAGGAAGCCTCATTTATAAACCACCGGGCAAGCCGACTCTTGTTCCCAACTCGGATAAAAGACCGGCTATGAACGTAGCAGATGCAAAAAACGAATTTAACGAAATAATGGAGGATTAA
- a CDS encoding N-acetylmuramoyl-L-alanine amidase, producing the protein MVHSTGANNPWLKRYVGPDDGLLGKNQYNNHWNQDKPDGRQVCVHAFIGKLADGTIATYQTLPWNHRGWHAGGNANDTHISFEICEDGLSDTTYFKKVYREAVELCVYLCKLYDLTEKNIICHSEGYKLGIASNHADVMHWFPKHGKSMDDFRAEVKNALTASKPLPEDIIYRVRKSWGDAKSQKGAFKILENAKRSADANPGYSVFDENGKVVYLGKSAPPYEVYTVVKGDSLWKIAKEKLGNGERYSEIKELNGLTSNIIYTGQKLKIPT; encoded by the coding sequence ATGGTGCATTCCACCGGGGCAAATAACCCATGGCTGAAACGCTATGTTGGACCGGATGATGGTTTGCTTGGAAAAAACCAATATAACAACCATTGGAATCAAGATAAGCCAGACGGCCGTCAAGTTTGTGTTCATGCTTTCATTGGTAAACTGGCAGATGGAACAATCGCCACATACCAGACCTTGCCATGGAATCATCGAGGATGGCATGCTGGTGGTAACGCAAATGATACGCATATAAGCTTTGAGATTTGTGAGGACGGTCTTTCGGACACCACCTACTTTAAGAAGGTGTACCGGGAGGCCGTTGAACTTTGTGTATATCTCTGCAAACTCTATGATTTGACCGAAAAGAATATAATCTGTCACAGTGAGGGTTACAAGCTAGGCATTGCCAGCAATCACGCAGATGTGATGCACTGGTTTCCTAAACACGGCAAGTCGATGGATGATTTCCGCGCCGAAGTAAAGAATGCACTAACAGCAAGTAAGCCATTGCCGGAAGATATTATATATAGGGTGAGAAAAAGCTGGGGTGATGCCAAATCGCAAAAAGGTGCATTTAAGATACTTGAAAATGCAAAACGCAGTGCAGATGCGAACCCTGGTTATTCGGTGTTTGATGAAAATGGAAAAGTTGTATACTTGGGAAAATCTGCTCCGCCATATGAAGTATATACCGTAGTTAAAGGGGATTCCCTTTGGAAGATTGCTAAAGAAAAGCTTGGTAATGGTGAAAGGTATAGTGAGATTAAAGAACTTAATGGCCTAACTTCAAATATCATTTATACTGGTCAGAAATTGAAAATCCCTACTTAA